A genome region from Pseudorca crassidens isolate mPseCra1 chromosome 20, mPseCra1.hap1, whole genome shotgun sequence includes the following:
- the NCR1 gene encoding natural cytotoxicity triggering receptor 1 isoform X1, protein MPSALAALLFLGLSLSQGTSTQKRESFLQSPSVWFETKYPQTLSKPVIWVKPSFMIPEGKLAIIWCQGTHEAAEYQLHFEGGLSAFKRPKSPGMSNRVKFPIPSMTSQTAGQYRCFYRSGELWSEPSDPLDLVVTGLYDTPTLSVQPRPEVISGEEVTFRCRLETATSTFFLLKEGRSSRPQRRYGNIQAEFPMGPVSTAHRGTYRCFGSYNTHAWSFPSEPVKLLVKGDAGDTTFAPTEHTSSDHWDSYMLTTETQFQEDPVLWGHNAQNLLRIGLVFLVLVALVWLPVEDWLHRKKLQERASRASRQECRRFRAQSPGEMTERCSGHR, encoded by the exons ATGCCTTCTGCACTTGCTGCCCTTCTCTTTCTTG GGCTGTCTCTGAGCCAGGGGACCAGCACCCAGAAGCGTGAGTCCTTCCTTCAAAGCCCCAGCGTCTGGTTTGAGACTAAGTACCCAC AGACTCTCTCCAAACCTGTCATCTGGGTCAAACCCAGTTTCATGATTCCAGAAGGAAAACTGGCCATCATCTGGTGTCAAGGAACTCACGAGGCCGCTGAGTACCAACTGCACTTTGAGGGAGGCCTTTCTGCCTTCAAGAGACCGAAGTCACCTGGAATGTCAAACAGAGTCAAGTTCCCCATCCCGTCCATGACCTCACAGACTGCAGGGCAGTACAGGTGCTTCTATCGAAGTGGGGAGCTCTGGTCAGAGCCCAGTGACCCTCTGGATCTGGTGGTAACAG GACTGTATGACACACCCACCCTCTCAGTTCAACCCAGACCCGAGGTGATCTCAGGAGAGGAAGTGACCTTCCGTTGCCGCCTAGAAACAGCAACAAGCACCTTCTTTCTGCTCAAGGAGGGAAGATCCAGCCGCCCACAGCGCAGATACGGGAACATCCAGGCGGAGTTCCCCATGGGCCCTGTGAGCACAGCTCACAGAGGCACGTACAGATGTTTTGGCTCCTATAACACACATGCATGGTCTTTCCCCAGTGAGCCTGTGAAGCTCCTGGTCAAAG GAGATGCCGGGGACACCACCTTTGCGCCCACAGAGCACACCTCTTCTG ACCACTGGGACTCCTACATGTTAACCACAGAGACCCAATTCCAGGAAG ATCCTGTCCTCTGGGGTCACAATGCCCAGAACCTCCTTCGGATTGGCCTAGTTTTCCTGGTCCTGGTGGCCCTCGTGTGGCTCCCGGTTGAAGACTGGCTTCACAGGAAGAAGCTTCAGGAGAGAGCCAGCAGGGCTTCAAGGCAGGAATGCAGAAGGTTCAGAGCACAAAGCCCTGGAGAAATGACCGAGAGATGCAGTGGCCACAGGTAA
- the NCR1 gene encoding natural cytotoxicity triggering receptor 1 isoform X2 — MPSALAALLFLGLSLSQGTSTQKQTLSKPVIWVKPSFMIPEGKLAIIWCQGTHEAAEYQLHFEGGLSAFKRPKSPGMSNRVKFPIPSMTSQTAGQYRCFYRSGELWSEPSDPLDLVVTGLYDTPTLSVQPRPEVISGEEVTFRCRLETATSTFFLLKEGRSSRPQRRYGNIQAEFPMGPVSTAHRGTYRCFGSYNTHAWSFPSEPVKLLVKGDAGDTTFAPTEHTSSDHWDSYMLTTETQFQEDPVLWGHNAQNLLRIGLVFLVLVALVWLPVEDWLHRKKLQERASRASRQECRRFRAQSPGEMTERCSGHR; from the exons ATGCCTTCTGCACTTGCTGCCCTTCTCTTTCTTG GGCTGTCTCTGAGCCAGGGGACCAGCACCCAGAAGC AGACTCTCTCCAAACCTGTCATCTGGGTCAAACCCAGTTTCATGATTCCAGAAGGAAAACTGGCCATCATCTGGTGTCAAGGAACTCACGAGGCCGCTGAGTACCAACTGCACTTTGAGGGAGGCCTTTCTGCCTTCAAGAGACCGAAGTCACCTGGAATGTCAAACAGAGTCAAGTTCCCCATCCCGTCCATGACCTCACAGACTGCAGGGCAGTACAGGTGCTTCTATCGAAGTGGGGAGCTCTGGTCAGAGCCCAGTGACCCTCTGGATCTGGTGGTAACAG GACTGTATGACACACCCACCCTCTCAGTTCAACCCAGACCCGAGGTGATCTCAGGAGAGGAAGTGACCTTCCGTTGCCGCCTAGAAACAGCAACAAGCACCTTCTTTCTGCTCAAGGAGGGAAGATCCAGCCGCCCACAGCGCAGATACGGGAACATCCAGGCGGAGTTCCCCATGGGCCCTGTGAGCACAGCTCACAGAGGCACGTACAGATGTTTTGGCTCCTATAACACACATGCATGGTCTTTCCCCAGTGAGCCTGTGAAGCTCCTGGTCAAAG GAGATGCCGGGGACACCACCTTTGCGCCCACAGAGCACACCTCTTCTG ACCACTGGGACTCCTACATGTTAACCACAGAGACCCAATTCCAGGAAG ATCCTGTCCTCTGGGGTCACAATGCCCAGAACCTCCTTCGGATTGGCCTAGTTTTCCTGGTCCTGGTGGCCCTCGTGTGGCTCCCGGTTGAAGACTGGCTTCACAGGAAGAAGCTTCAGGAGAGAGCCAGCAGGGCTTCAAGGCAGGAATGCAGAAGGTTCAGAGCACAAAGCCCTGGAGAAATGACCGAGAGATGCAGTGGCCACAGGTAA